Proteins from a genomic interval of Nocardia sp. BMG51109:
- the glmS gene encoding glutamine--fructose-6-phosphate transaminase (isomerizing): MCGIVGMTSPEITVTGLTAEQLAVLEYRGYDSWGLACLTDTALSVVKDTGSVGKALAEGRLDALPESRLALGHTRWATHGGVTAANAHPHLSYNRAVAVVHNGVIENHLALRRELEADGITFASDTDSEVAAHLLARHLERGASMRDAIAATTSALAGEYALAVIATSDPATVWGAKHKSPLVVAYDGNRGILASDQMALDGISDQVLFLYDGDIVAVRADSADTYTTVDHTAHPVEREFTRLAARQERADKGEYPHWMIKEIHETPAAVQAALALPAEHFAGILPPDRLVTLVGAGSAFYVASMGQYLLKSLAGVRATALPSDEAEYLAVLGAGDPLIAISQSGETFDTLEVCRDAIAAGAVLTSICNVPSSTQERLATHRLPQGSGPEICVLSTKSIVSQVVLLARLALETGHTNGTLTGEQHHAHQQSLERLADTLTEFIATTATSVQALAVKYSHVADWFFLGRGILYPAACESALKFKEVNYHHAEGAAAGFFKHGTISLIDEHFYTVALLPSHTAAPDRYAATLAAVSEIAARKGPVIGIGPADIPADDLGVFAEYLLLPYHGDDIADLIVNLVAGQLLAYYCALDLGREIDQPRSLAKSVTVR, translated from the coding sequence ATGTGCGGCATCGTGGGGATGACCTCGCCCGAGATCACCGTGACCGGGCTGACCGCCGAACAGCTAGCCGTCCTGGAGTACCGCGGCTACGACTCGTGGGGGCTGGCCTGCCTGACCGACACCGCGCTGTCGGTGGTCAAAGACACCGGATCGGTCGGCAAGGCGCTGGCCGAGGGGCGCCTCGATGCCTTGCCGGAGTCGCGCCTGGCGCTGGGCCACACCCGGTGGGCCACCCACGGCGGGGTCACCGCCGCCAACGCCCATCCCCACCTGTCCTACAACCGGGCCGTGGCCGTGGTGCACAACGGCGTGATCGAAAACCACCTCGCGCTGCGCCGCGAGCTGGAAGCCGACGGGATCACCTTCGCCAGCGACACCGACTCCGAGGTCGCCGCGCACCTCCTCGCCCGCCACCTCGAGCGCGGCGCGTCGATGCGCGACGCCATCGCCGCCACCACCAGCGCGCTCGCCGGGGAATACGCGCTCGCGGTCATCGCCACCAGCGACCCCGCCACCGTGTGGGGGGCCAAACACAAAAGCCCCCTGGTCGTCGCCTACGACGGGAACCGCGGCATCCTCGCCTCCGACCAGATGGCCCTCGACGGCATCAGCGACCAGGTGCTGTTCCTCTACGACGGCGACATCGTCGCGGTGCGCGCCGACTCCGCCGACACCTACACCACCGTCGACCACACCGCCCACCCGGTCGAACGGGAGTTCACCCGGCTCGCAGCCCGGCAGGAACGCGCCGACAAAGGCGAATACCCGCACTGGATGATCAAGGAAATCCACGAAACCCCCGCCGCGGTGCAGGCCGCGCTCGCATTGCCAGCTGAGCACTTCGCCGGGATCCTGCCGCCGGACCGGCTGGTGACCCTCGTCGGCGCCGGCAGCGCCTTCTACGTCGCCTCCATGGGCCAGTACCTGCTCAAAAGCCTTGCCGGAGTGCGCGCCACCGCGCTGCCGTCCGACGAGGCCGAATATCTGGCCGTGCTCGGCGCCGGTGACCCGCTGATCGCGATCTCGCAGTCCGGGGAGACCTTCGACACCCTCGAAGTGTGCCGCGACGCCATCGCCGCGGGCGCGGTCCTCACCAGCATCTGCAATGTGCCCAGCTCCACCCAGGAACGCCTCGCCACCCACCGGCTCCCGCAAGGCTCCGGACCCGAGATCTGCGTCCTGTCCACCAAGAGCATCGTCAGCCAGGTCGTCCTCCTGGCCCGCCTCGCCCTGGAAACCGGACACACCAACGGCACGCTGACCGGCGAGCAGCACCACGCCCACCAGCAGTCCCTGGAACGTCTGGCCGACACTCTGACCGAGTTCATCGCCACCACGGCCACCAGCGTGCAAGCCCTCGCCGTCAAATACAGTCACGTCGCCGACTGGTTCTTCCTCGGCCGCGGCATCCTGTATCCGGCAGCCTGTGAAAGTGCCTTGAAATTCAAGGAAGTCAACTACCACCACGCCGAAGGCGCCGCCGCCGGATTCTTCAAACACGGCACCATCTCCCTGATCGACGAGCACTTCTACACCGTCGCCCTGCTGCCCTCCCACACCGCCGCCCCCGACCGCTACGCCGCCACCCTGGCCGCGGTTAGCGAGATCGCCGCCCGCAAGGGCCCCGTCATCGGCATCGGCCCCGCCGACATCCCTGCCGACGACCTCGGCGTCTTCGCCGAATACCTGCTACTGCCCTACCACGGCGACGACATCGCCGACCTCATCGTCAACCTCGTCGCCGGCCAACTCCTCGCGTACTACTGCGCCCTGGACCTCGGCCGCGAAATCGACCAACCCCGCTCACTGGCGAAATCCGTCACCGTGCGCTGA
- a CDS encoding aminotransferase class III-fold pyridoxal phosphate-dependent enzyme: MNGGIVTAVRASFPPIVAAEGGHFTLADGRRFVDLAAQTLNLAWGQRFSPVGAAVTEQVRRVEFASSRFASEPFLALCERLAELAPDGVDAVAAKLTNGSDAVETAVKLARLHTRRRMAAVLPGAWHGESFLTLGLATTHRGRLLADSTVAVAAEEPDIAVLAQLVRSRRDLAAVVVDPVMVAHGLPARDVRDGLRALRAACDAAGTLLVTDEVQSFGWLGGHLFSSEQTGVRPDIVCLGKALGAGYPLAAVLARRDLMAVLQYNDAEFTAGGHPVSCAAALAGLDQLSAQRGVLADRVTGFATLLRELVDSDRFEVRQTGLIATLTTRSPRLREAWAAQTTAACAEAGYFVRTTDAGRRLLIKPPHVLSLGDLRAGIETVARLGAATATAVNTVVSLEQARASPQDRQVVRRPVRANPHEGYVSALLRGAGLGMLTRSPHAQQDLTAALARIGIPVTATYAVDGMDAVDYGWIPGRALHRVLADPDTDPATVNGLVLRHYELVVRAHDHGIVIGDRWPGNAIVTPRAEVVLIDFEIGYDGPHHDTALFEEAFTILHTLVAIPAGNPVREDLLQRLTDALVDRHGISRAGAVWRWLAEFYGDPARPVHADSDTASAYAGILWAASSRLSPPTRICPDTDGGTDQPCAASWG, encoded by the coding sequence GTGAACGGTGGGATTGTGACGGCGGTGCGGGCGAGTTTCCCGCCGATCGTGGCGGCCGAGGGCGGCCACTTCACGCTCGCCGACGGACGCCGGTTCGTGGATCTGGCGGCGCAGACACTGAATCTCGCATGGGGGCAACGGTTTTCGCCTGTCGGCGCGGCCGTGACCGAGCAGGTGCGGCGGGTGGAGTTCGCGTCGTCGCGGTTTGCCAGCGAACCGTTCCTGGCATTGTGCGAGCGGCTTGCGGAGTTGGCGCCCGACGGTGTGGACGCGGTGGCCGCGAAGCTGACCAACGGCAGTGATGCCGTGGAGACGGCGGTGAAGCTGGCCCGGTTGCATACGCGGCGCCGCATGGCGGCTGTGCTGCCGGGAGCCTGGCACGGGGAATCGTTTCTGACGTTGGGGCTGGCGACGACGCACCGGGGCCGGCTCCTGGCCGATTCCACGGTGGCGGTCGCGGCCGAGGAACCCGACATCGCGGTGCTGGCGCAACTGGTCCGGTCGCGACGGGACCTGGCCGCGGTGGTCGTCGACCCGGTGATGGTGGCCCACGGCCTGCCCGCCCGTGACGTCCGCGACGGGCTGCGAGCGCTGCGCGCGGCGTGTGATGCGGCCGGGACTCTGTTGGTGACCGACGAGGTGCAGTCGTTCGGGTGGCTCGGCGGGCACCTGTTCAGCAGCGAGCAGACCGGGGTGCGCCCGGACATCGTGTGCCTGGGCAAGGCGCTGGGGGCCGGATATCCGCTCGCGGCGGTGCTGGCCCGGCGAGACCTGATGGCGGTGTTGCAGTACAACGACGCCGAGTTCACCGCCGGTGGCCACCCGGTGTCGTGTGCCGCGGCGCTGGCCGGCCTCGACCAGCTGTCGGCGCAGCGCGGGGTCCTGGCCGACCGGGTGACCGGGTTCGCGACCCTGCTGCGGGAGCTGGTGGATAGTGACCGGTTCGAGGTGCGGCAGACCGGATTGATCGCCACCCTCACCACCCGGTCGCCACGGCTGCGGGAAGCCTGGGCGGCGCAGACCACCGCCGCGTGCGCGGAGGCCGGGTATTTCGTGCGCACCACCGACGCGGGCCGCCGGCTGCTGATCAAGCCGCCGCATGTCCTGTCGCTCGGCGACCTACGGGCGGGGATCGAGACCGTGGCCCGCCTCGGCGCGGCTACCGCCACCGCGGTCAACACCGTGGTTTCCCTCGAGCAGGCGCGCGCGAGCCCGCAGGACAGGCAGGTGGTGCGCCGCCCGGTCCGGGCGAATCCGCACGAGGGGTACGTGTCGGCGTTGCTGCGGGGCGCCGGGCTGGGCATGCTCACCCGCAGCCCGCACGCCCAGCAGGACCTCACCGCCGCGCTGGCGCGCATCGGGATTCCCGTGACGGCCACCTACGCCGTCGACGGCATGGACGCGGTGGATTACGGGTGGATCCCGGGCCGGGCACTGCATCGGGTGCTGGCCGACCCCGACACCGACCCTGCGACGGTCAACGGGCTGGTGTTGCGGCATTACGAGCTGGTGGTCCGTGCGCATGATCACGGGATCGTGATCGGGGACCGGTGGCCGGGCAACGCGATCGTCACCCCGCGGGCGGAGGTGGTGTTGATCGACTTCGAGATCGGTTACGACGGACCGCACCACGACACCGCCTTGTTCGAGGAGGCGTTCACGATCCTGCACACCCTGGTCGCGATCCCGGCCGGGAATCCGGTCCGGGAGGATCTGCTGCAGCGTCTGACCGATGCCCTGGTCGATCGCCACGGGATCAGCCGGGCCGGCGCGGTGTGGCGGTGGCTGGCCGAGTTCTACGGTGATCCGGCACGCCCGGTGCACGCGGACTCGGATACCGCTTCGGCGTACGCGGGGATACTGTGGGCCGCATCGTCGCGGCTGTCGCCGCCGACGCGTATCTGCCCGGACACCGACGGAGGAACCGACCAACCATGTGCGGCATCGTGGGGATGA
- a CDS encoding class I tRNA ligase family protein produces MADWLLIPMCPTPNGRLHIGHGAGPYLRADAIARAQRRNGDTATVITGTDAYENWVLAATTDDTTPEQTCRHYHAGIKHDLDNLGVDLDDWIDPLADEHRHHYRHLHEQLLDTLREHGIARQETEAIPIGADTGRPLLGVWIAGTCPTCGAPAGGNTCTACGDHFHPDQLRDPHSRLTDEAIRWSETDSWLARPTDPTRILDNLRATGLADQFLTAPRTYLQRADARIRLSQPGDWGITSSNLPDGHVLANTYYGYALYTGLLHANGNGNSLSTDSPVTVVGLFGSDNSIAGLVAPHILSATTGYKPFDHTVVNHMLHLDGRKLSTSKQHGIWISDLTDNTTITPDELRYALAHEPLDHHIGDITPTTLVTRINQLRAWRHGPLATALQTLRQSHTPAVDFARIAPLLDEQHHHLTPPHVDLAAATHIANTWMMPTPGGLYAPDTVATWLTGTALLTSPITPALAGNLWAALGFRGQPSCPPFPSNGN; encoded by the coding sequence GTGGCCGACTGGCTGCTGATCCCGATGTGCCCGACACCCAACGGCCGCCTGCACATCGGCCACGGCGCCGGCCCTTACCTCCGCGCCGATGCCATCGCCCGCGCCCAACGCCGCAACGGCGACACAGCCACCGTCATCACCGGCACCGACGCCTACGAAAACTGGGTCCTCGCCGCCACCACCGACGACACCACCCCCGAACAAACCTGCCGCCACTACCACGCAGGAATCAAACACGACCTCGACAACCTCGGCGTCGACCTCGACGACTGGATCGACCCCCTCGCAGACGAACACCGGCACCACTACCGCCACCTACACGAACAACTCCTCGACACCCTCCGCGAACACGGCATCGCACGACAGGAAACCGAAGCGATACCGATCGGCGCCGACACCGGACGCCCCCTGCTCGGCGTCTGGATCGCCGGAACCTGCCCCACCTGCGGTGCCCCGGCCGGCGGGAACACCTGCACCGCCTGCGGCGACCACTTCCACCCCGACCAACTCCGCGATCCGCACAGCCGCCTCACCGACGAGGCCATCCGCTGGAGCGAGACCGACAGCTGGCTCGCCCGCCCCACCGACCCCACCCGGATACTCGACAACCTGCGGGCGACCGGGCTCGCCGACCAGTTCCTCACCGCTCCGCGCACCTACCTCCAGCGCGCCGACGCCCGCATCCGACTGTCCCAGCCCGGCGACTGGGGCATCACCAGCAGCAACCTCCCGGACGGGCACGTGTTGGCCAACACCTACTACGGCTACGCCCTCTACACCGGCCTGCTCCACGCCAACGGCAACGGCAACTCGCTGAGCACCGACTCACCGGTGACCGTCGTCGGGCTCTTCGGCAGCGACAACTCCATCGCCGGACTCGTCGCACCCCACATCCTCTCCGCCACAACCGGATACAAACCCTTCGACCACACCGTGGTCAACCACATGCTCCACCTCGACGGCCGCAAACTGTCCACCAGCAAACAACACGGCATCTGGATCAGCGACCTGACCGACAACACCACCATCACCCCCGACGAACTGCGCTACGCCCTCGCCCACGAACCCCTCGACCACCACATCGGCGACATCACCCCCACCACACTCGTCACCCGCATCAACCAACTCCGCGCCTGGCGGCATGGCCCACTTGCCACCGCCCTCCAGACGCTGCGCCAATCCCATACTCCCGCCGTCGATTTCGCGCGGATCGCACCGCTGCTCGACGAGCAACACCACCACCTGACACCACCGCATGTCGACCTGGCCGCCGCTACCCACATCGCAAACACCTGGATGATGCCCACCCCCGGCGGCCTCTACGCCCCCGACACTGTTGCGACCTGGCTCACCGGCACAGCACTGCTCACCAGCCCGATTACCCCTGCACTGGCCGGCAACCTCTGGGCCGCACTCGGCTTCCGCGGCCAACCAAGTTGTCCACCGTTTCCATCGAACGGGAACTGA